One window from the genome of Myxococcales bacterium encodes:
- a CDS encoding beta-lactamase family protein encodes MSVPPNDLAEATRALLANARARGVFSAAVASVGDEGTELLTAAEGTLAQGEPAPCTTHTMFDLASVTKPMATAMLAMALVSEGQLTLATPAVRYLGGIDPRITLAQLLGHAAGFPAHIEFFRAMWQGETFSATAPHESLIAGALAQPLAYAPGTQTIYSDLGYILLGAMLERAAGMRLDEAFAALVAQPLGWDSARFVAHDRGERIGTDDVAATEIDERRGCVRGEVHDENCHAGGGVAGHAGLFARVADVANFAQVTLALAHGTDQGRIASDVARTFYETSAAPGTSWRLGWDTPATTPGVSHAGDLWPRAGALGHLGFTGTSIWLDLAKRRWAVLLSNRVHPSRLGERAAAIKDVRREFADAVVTTLG; translated from the coding sequence GTGTCGGTACCGCCCAACGATCTAGCTGAGGCGACACGCGCACTGCTTGCGAACGCGCGGGCGCGCGGCGTGTTTTCCGCCGCGGTTGCGTCCGTGGGCGACGAAGGCACCGAGCTGCTGACCGCGGCAGAGGGCACGTTGGCGCAGGGCGAGCCAGCGCCTTGCACCACGCACACCATGTTTGATCTCGCCTCGGTCACCAAGCCGATGGCGACCGCGATGCTCGCGATGGCGCTGGTAAGCGAGGGCCAGCTGACGTTGGCGACGCCGGCGGTCCGCTACCTCGGCGGCATCGATCCACGGATCACGTTGGCGCAGCTGTTAGGGCATGCCGCAGGCTTTCCAGCGCACATCGAGTTTTTTCGCGCCATGTGGCAGGGCGAGACCTTTAGCGCCACGGCGCCGCATGAGTCGCTGATCGCGGGCGCGCTCGCGCAGCCGCTCGCCTACGCGCCGGGGACTCAGACCATCTATAGCGATCTTGGATACATTTTGCTCGGGGCGATGCTCGAGCGCGCGGCGGGCATGCGGCTTGATGAAGCGTTTGCCGCGCTGGTGGCCCAGCCGCTTGGGTGGGACAGCGCGCGCTTTGTCGCGCACGATCGCGGCGAGCGCATCGGCACGGACGACGTCGCGGCCACCGAAATTGACGAACGCCGAGGCTGCGTGCGCGGCGAGGTGCATGATGAAAACTGTCACGCGGGTGGCGGCGTGGCGGGACATGCGGGGCTCTTTGCGCGCGTTGCCGATGTGGCGAATTTCGCGCAGGTCACGTTGGCGTTAGCGCACGGCACAGATCAAGGCCGCATCGCGAGTGACGTTGCGCGCACGTTTTATGAAACCTCTGCGGCGCCCGGCACGAGCTGGCGCCTTGGCTGGGATACGCCCGCGACGACGCCGGGCGTCTCGCATGCCGGCGATTTGTGGCCGCGCGCTGGCGCCCTTGGTCATCTGGGCTTCACCGGCACCTCAATTTGGCTTGATCTCGCAAAACGGCGCTGGGCTGTCTTGCTGAGCAACCGCGTCCATCCCTCGCGCCTTGGCGAGCGCGCTGCCGCCATTAAAGACGTGCGCCGTGAATTCGCCGACGCGGTGGTGACAACACTAGGCTAG
- a CDS encoding protein kinase, with protein sequence MSKYELIERLGTGASAEMFRGRALASSGFEKPIAIKRLLPHLQRDKRYVDWLLAEAKLVSKLRHRNIVQVFDVGLGDDGAYLMVLEYVDGANVATLQKYCEARGERISLDLALHIAAEVAEALAYAHTTPGPDGKPLRVVHRDVSPPNILLSLAGEVKLTDFGFATRPDGGHLAGHRRVAYVSPELVAGDLLDARSDVFSLGVVLFELVTGQRLFSHLSEAAATSALLDGRIPRPRTIDNELPMQLDVLMMRALARNPADRPQTAAQFATLLREARYQLESTAVDPATELARLVTRLEAAKRQMRSTSHSQQADFSSPEASIIHVGPSAFHAGEASDVADVLAARAALDQFEVEETKLARSPLSPSAVTAAVPPPGVEDEATRLVAPQQSFADEATRMIADPAGPLGQAGFGDESTRIVSAHATTGDGATRLALDQRPVDDETTRMVPEMLRSRSASLAGKSVGERPKTGRAVVATHAPAPAAGSTLPASEFGLDDQTVMGGDALVEEISQTLPPAGGASLFQDERTMAVDPSMMDEATESTMAIDPSMFEAHEHTMAIDPSMIEAVPSSASATAPPAPRAGSPLQLAPQELAASQRRSAAQIVGQSPYRVPTYAPAAFAQTQQAPSPLEPPLAPVVRPTSAAAAPGFGGPMPAPDPLAAYVTHMPVATSAARVPASTLARLKALPKLYWFLAAWGVLILIAILVSLF encoded by the coding sequence GTGAGTAAGTACGAGCTAATCGAGCGCCTTGGCACCGGCGCTTCCGCGGAGATGTTTCGCGGCCGCGCGCTGGCGTCGAGCGGGTTTGAAAAGCCCATCGCGATCAAACGCCTGCTGCCTCACCTACAGCGCGACAAACGCTACGTCGACTGGTTGCTCGCCGAAGCCAAGCTCGTGTCAAAGCTGCGCCATCGCAATATCGTCCAGGTTTTCGACGTCGGCCTAGGCGATGACGGCGCTTATTTGATGGTGCTCGAGTATGTCGATGGCGCCAACGTCGCGACATTGCAGAAATACTGCGAAGCGCGCGGCGAACGCATTTCGCTCGATCTGGCGCTGCATATCGCGGCCGAGGTCGCCGAGGCCCTCGCCTACGCCCACACCACGCCCGGCCCCGATGGCAAGCCGCTGCGCGTGGTGCATCGCGACGTCTCGCCGCCCAATATCTTGTTGTCGCTCGCGGGCGAGGTCAAGCTCACCGACTTTGGCTTTGCGACGCGACCTGATGGCGGCCACCTCGCGGGCCACCGCCGCGTGGCCTATGTGTCACCCGAGCTGGTCGCGGGCGATCTGCTCGATGCGCGCAGCGATGTCTTCTCGCTAGGCGTGGTGTTGTTTGAATTGGTCACCGGGCAGCGGCTGTTCTCGCACCTCAGCGAGGCGGCGGCGACCTCGGCGCTGCTCGACGGGCGCATTCCGCGGCCGCGCACGATCGATAACGAATTGCCGATGCAGCTCGACGTTTTGATGATGCGGGCGCTCGCGCGCAATCCCGCAGACCGTCCCCAAACGGCGGCTCAATTCGCGACGTTGTTGCGAGAGGCGCGCTATCAGCTCGAATCGACCGCGGTTGATCCGGCCACCGAGCTTGCACGCCTAGTCACCCGACTCGAAGCCGCCAAACGGCAAATGCGGTCCACCAGCCATTCCCAGCAGGCCGATTTCTCGTCACCCGAGGCCAGCATTATTCACGTCGGCCCGAGTGCGTTTCACGCCGGCGAGGCCAGCGACGTCGCCGACGTGCTCGCGGCCCGCGCCGCGCTCGATCAGTTTGAGGTTGAAGAAACCAAGCTCGCACGAAGCCCACTTTCGCCCTCGGCGGTAACCGCAGCGGTCCCCCCGCCCGGCGTCGAGGACGAGGCGACGCGGCTGGTTGCGCCGCAGCAGAGCTTTGCCGACGAAGCCACGCGCATGATCGCGGACCCGGCAGGCCCGCTGGGGCAGGCAGGATTTGGCGACGAGTCGACGCGCATCGTCTCGGCACACGCCACCACGGGCGATGGAGCCACTCGCCTTGCCTTGGACCAACGCCCCGTCGACGACGAAACGACACGCATGGTGCCAGAAATGCTTAGGTCGCGCTCGGCGTCACTGGCTGGCAAGTCGGTGGGCGAGAGGCCAAAAACGGGACGCGCGGTTGTGGCCACGCATGCGCCGGCGCCGGCGGCAGGTTCGACGCTTCCAGCATCAGAATTCGGCCTAGATGATCAGACCGTGATGGGTGGCGATGCGCTCGTCGAGGAGATCTCGCAAACCCTTCCGCCCGCTGGCGGGGCCTCCTTGTTTCAAGACGAGCGCACCATGGCGGTCGATCCTTCTATGATGGATGAGGCGACCGAATCGACCATGGCCATCGATCCATCCATGTTTGAAGCGCACGAGCATACGATGGCGATCGATCCATCGATGATCGAGGCGGTCCCCAGCAGCGCCAGCGCGACCGCGCCGCCGGCACCACGAGCAGGATCGCCGTTGCAGCTTGCACCACAGGAATTAGCCGCGTCGCAGCGGCGCAGCGCGGCGCAGATTGTCGGACAATCGCCATATCGGGTACCGACGTACGCGCCTGCGGCGTTCGCCCAAACGCAACAAGCCCCCTCGCCGCTCGAGCCGCCGTTGGCGCCGGTGGTGCGCCCAACCAGCGCAGCCGCCGCGCCTGGTTTTGGCGGCCCCATGCCCGCACCCGACCCGCTTGCCGCCTATGTCACGCACATGCCCGTCGCCACCAGCGCGGCGCGCGTGCCCGCGAGCACGTTGGCGCGGCTCAAGGCGCTCCCTAAATTGTATTGGTTTCTCGCGGCGTGGGGTGTTCTGATCTTGATCGCCATTCTCGTCTCACTTTTTTGA
- a CDS encoding radical SAM protein, which produces MAAPDAYLVKELFGPTLQGEGAHAGMPCVFLRFAVCNLACSWCDTDFAAAGAQRLSADEIVARLLVLDVHHSRRVIVTGGEPSLQWDASLAAALQQAGFVAHMESNGTHALKAPVDWLTVSPKPQFHDGRFSLHPHVAPNECKLVIDDSVNAQVLASYEARWPRALYFAQPCMDAAYDRHLARSLELVARHPRWRLSLQLHKILGVP; this is translated from the coding sequence GTGGCCGCACCTGATGCCTATCTGGTTAAGGAGCTGTTTGGGCCTACCCTGCAAGGCGAAGGCGCGCACGCGGGCATGCCTTGCGTCTTTCTGCGCTTCGCCGTCTGCAACCTCGCCTGCAGCTGGTGCGATACCGACTTCGCCGCCGCCGGCGCGCAGCGCCTATCTGCCGATGAAATCGTCGCGCGGTTGCTCGTGCTCGATGTGCATCACAGCCGCCGCGTCATCGTGACGGGTGGCGAGCCGTCGCTGCAGTGGGACGCGTCGCTCGCCGCGGCGCTGCAGCAAGCTGGCTTCGTGGCGCACATGGAATCCAATGGCACGCATGCCCTCAAGGCGCCCGTCGATTGGTTAACGGTATCGCCCAAGCCACAGTTTCACGACGGTCGATTTTCGCTCCACCCACACGTGGCCCCCAACGAATGCAAGTTGGTCATCGATGACTCGGTGAATGCCCAGGTCTTGGCAAGCTACGAGGCGCGGTGGCCGCGCGCGCTGTATTTCGCACAACCATGTATGGACGCCGCCTACGATCGTCATCTTGCCCGCAGCCTTGAGCTGGTGGCGCGTCATCCGCGATGGCGCCTGTCGCTGCAGTTACATAAGATCCTCGGCGTACCCTAG